Proteins from a genomic interval of Heptranchias perlo isolate sHepPer1 chromosome 19, sHepPer1.hap1, whole genome shotgun sequence:
- the LOC137335102 gene encoding peptidyl-prolyl cis-trans isomerase FKBP1A-like, protein MGVEVETIIAGDGRTFPKTGQVCVVHYVGSLMDGTKFDSSRDRARPFKFKMGQQEVIRGWEEGLVRMSVGQRARLTCTSDYAYGAAGHPGVIPPNATLIFDVELLKLE, encoded by the exons ATGGGAGTGGAAGTGGAGACTATCATTGCGGGAGACG GGCGGACCTTTCCCAAGACGGGGCAAGTCTGCGTGGTGCACTATGTGG GGTCGCTGATGGATGGAACGAAGTTCGATTCTTCCCGGGACCGAGCACGGCCGTTTAAATTTAAAATGGGTCAACAGGAGGTCATCAGAGGCTGGGAAGAAGGATTAGTTCGG ATGAGTGTTGGGCAGAGAGCAAGGCTGACCTGCACCTCGGACTATGCTTACGGAGCCGCTGGTCACCCTGGGGTCATCCCACCCAATGCTACTTTGATTTTTGACGTAGAGCTCTTGAAACTCGAGTGA